The Plodia interpunctella isolate USDA-ARS_2022_Savannah chromosome 8, ilPloInte3.2, whole genome shotgun sequence genome window below encodes:
- the LOC128672158 gene encoding uncharacterized protein LOC128672158 — protein sequence MGKRKNKDSSDYIKAKIRKLEKRLRRRRESSCSSDKSPYAYWDLSPTLQSVAESPEESPPNSPNIKSAIVDPGPSTSKQDECPVIATPVDEPNDRIPIDILDILGESKKKMEVFGPRIQEEISKRWGRILCEGLKREQKKEITENILVPENFQLVKAPKLNPEIAAVTNDSTKNRDKRLEGAQAYLGLGIAALTNIISSLIEKDLDKVDLIKRLSEVNKILLDLHFENTSNRRKLITYSLDKKFLDMIQDVERDSLLFGENLTDKIKASKSAEKSGLQIKKTNFAEVSTSKKTTGQQGNWRGPPRQNQRGNRRGGAKTRPICRPAKTSAPTTDRRQETSKTRARPRSRTR from the exons ATGGGTAAGAGAAAGAATAAGGATTCTTCGGATTATATTAAAGCAAAGATACGGAAGTTGGAAAAACGTCTACGCCGACGCCGGGAAAGTTCGTGCAGTAGTGataaat CGCCTTACGCTTATTGGGACTTATCCCCGACCCTACAATCTGTGGCTGAAAGTCCAGAGGAGTCGCCCCCCAATAGTCCTAACATAAAGTCAGCCATTGTTGATCCGGGGCCATCCACAAGCAAACAAGATGAATGTCCTGTTATAGCCACCCCAGTCGACGAGCCCAATGATAGGATTCCTATCGATATACTTGACATTTTGGGAGAAtctaagaaaaaaatggaGGTTTTTGGACCAAGAATTCAAGAAGAGATATCTAAACGTTGGGGGCGGATCTTGTGTGAGGGGCTGAAGAGAGAACAGAAAAAGGAGATTACCGAGAACATTTTGGTACCCGAAAATTTTCAGTTAGTCAAAGCCCCCAAGTTAAACCCCGAAATCGCAGCTGTTACAAACGATTCTACAAAAAATCGCGATAAGCGTTTAGAAGGGGCACAAGCATATCTTGGTCTAGGTATAGCTGCtttgacaaatataatatcatcacTTATCGAGAAAGACCTGGACAAGGTAGACCTAATTAAACGCCTTTCTGAGGTCAACAAAATCTTACTGGACTTACACTTTGAAAACACATCAAATAGacgtaaattaattacatattctTTAGACAAAAAATTCTTGGATATGATTCAAGACGTAGAAAGAGATTCCCTTCTTTTCGGTGAAAATCTTACCGATAAGATAAAAGCCTCTAAATCTGCTGAGAAGTCAGGTCTACAGATTAAGAAGACAAATTTTGCGGAAGTTTCGACGTCTAAAAAGACTACAGGACAACAGGGAAACTGGAGGGGCCCTCCCCGTCAAAATCAACGTGGCAATCGACGGGGCGGGGCCAAAACTCGACCGATTTGTCGCCCAGCGAAGACATCAGCTCCGACCACAGATCGACGCCAAGAGACATCGAAGACTCGTGCGAGACCTCGCTCCAGGACACGATAG